Genomic DNA from Candidatus Bathyarchaeia archaeon:
TTCAGATATTCTATGTATGTCTTGGCGATACTCTCACCGCCAGAGTTTAGATATATAACATACGGTCTTTGGGGGGGGCTATCCTGGTTGCTTCCTCGATGGCTTGGCGCTCCACCTCTTCTATCTTTTGTATGATCTCGGCGGTCGCTTTAGCTTGGCTCTCGAGGGGCGCCATGTCGATCTTCAACCCCAATATCTTGGTGAGAACCTCGAGGATGGCTTTGGCGGCTTTAGCGTCAACAAGGGATTGACCTGTTGGGGTGGTATAACCTACGGTCTCTCCGAGGAGGCATATACCCTCCATCCCCCTCAACTTGGCCAGCCCGAAGAGTAACCCGTTTGTGCCGCCGATGCTACCTTCCTCCATGGGCTTCGCCCCGTAAACCTTCATCTCATCGACTAGCTTGGGGTCTGTTGCCGCAATGTAGACCCTCGGCTTCTCAGCGGATCTCTCAGTTACATACGCAGCCAACGTGAAGACCCTCTTCACACCGAAACGTTCAGCCAAATTCAGGACTTCCTCTGCGATGGCATACTGCCCTTCCGGGGATGTTGCCTGAGTGTTCCCAGTGTAGATTACTGCCCCCCTCTCCAAGTTCCTATCTGACCAGCAGTATAGTTCGTTCTTCATTAGCTCCACTGTACCATCCTTCTTGATTAATACGTAGGGCGGGAAGAAGGGCGAGTAAATCTCCCCGAATAGTTCTGCCCTCAGCTCATTTATCAAGTAATCAGTCGAAAGCTTCGCTACATACGCAATTCCAGGTAACCCGCCTATGAGCACAGGATTACTTACACTTGGTTCCCTGTATAGCTTAACAACAGCCTTCACAGCTCACACCCGAACCGTACCATATCGAAGGATGATTCCACACCGCGAAAGACGACAGTAAATGTATTTGATGCTTCATAAGGGTTGAGATCTGCGTGCATATGAAAAATCCTCCCATACTTGTTGACAGTAAAAAAATGAGTCACCCCTTTGAAACGCCTATAGGTGTAAGTCTACATACTTTGCGGGCTATCCCCAGCTGGTGGCTCACATCGGCCACCTCATCCACATCCTTGTATGCGCCTGGCGCCTCCTCACTCACGAGAGCTATGTTGGTTACTCGAACTAGCACGCCAGCCTGCTCGAGCTCCCTTTTAACATTGCTCCCCCAGAACCTCTTTTTAGCGGCAGCTCTACTCATGAAGCGCCCTGCGCCATGGGCGGTGGAGCCGAAGCTGAGTTCCATAGCCTTCGCTGTCCCGATGAGGAGCCACGAGGCT
This window encodes:
- a CDS encoding proteasome assembly chaperone family protein, producing the protein MKAVVKLYREPSVSNPVLIGGLPGIAYVAKLSTDYLINELRAELFGEIYSPFFPPYVLIKKDGTVELMKNELYCWSDRNLERGAVIYTGNTQATSPEGQYAIAEEVLNLAERFGVKRVFTLAAYVTERSAEKPRVYIAATDPKLVDEMKVYGAKPMEEGSIGGTNGLLFGLAKLRGMEGICLLGETVGYTTPTGQSLVDAKAAKAILEVLTKILGLKIDMAPLESQAKATAEIIQKIEEVERQAIEEATRIAPPKDRMLYI